In one Mucilaginibacter ginsenosidivorax genomic region, the following are encoded:
- a CDS encoding metal-dependent hydrolase family protein gives MQKIILFVFLLFVAETASAQKTYIQCGKLIDGTSPAAQTQITIVVEGKTIVDIQKGYTSGTGTDKVVNLQNKTVMPGLIDCHVHLESQFNKNSAIQGFTLTDADVAYQASVFAKRTLMAGFTTVRDLGGTGVNISLRKAIRQGLVDGPRVITAGRAISASGGHMDPSDGFRDDAFSHRPGPDEGVADGKDELIKAVRLQFKRGSDVIKIASTGGVLDLSEDGSGAQFSIDEIKAVVETAKDYGLKVACHAHGAEGIRRAILGGVTSIEHGTFMDDEDIKLAKQYGTWYVPTIIAGKSVADSARIPGFFPPVIARKALEIGPQIQQTFTRAYKAGVKIAFGTDAGVYAHGKNYIEFQYMVEGGMTPMEAIKSATSSAADLLGMSSKIGSIASGKSADIVAVDGDPLLDIKAMKNVSFIMKEGKIYSL, from the coding sequence ATGCAAAAAATTATCCTCTTCGTTTTTCTTCTTTTTGTTGCAGAAACCGCATCGGCCCAAAAAACTTATATCCAATGCGGAAAACTGATTGACGGAACCTCGCCGGCAGCGCAAACACAAATAACTATAGTTGTTGAGGGTAAAACCATTGTAGATATCCAGAAAGGTTATACATCAGGAACCGGAACAGATAAGGTAGTTAACCTGCAAAACAAAACGGTAATGCCGGGGCTAATTGATTGCCATGTACACCTCGAATCTCAGTTTAATAAAAATTCGGCTATCCAGGGTTTTACATTAACCGATGCCGACGTTGCTTACCAGGCATCGGTATTTGCCAAACGGACCTTAATGGCAGGCTTCACTACCGTGCGCGACCTTGGTGGCACCGGAGTAAATATAAGCCTGCGGAAGGCAATAAGGCAGGGTTTGGTTGACGGCCCCAGGGTGATAACTGCCGGCAGGGCAATATCGGCCAGTGGCGGCCATATGGATCCGTCGGACGGGTTCAGGGATGATGCTTTTAGCCACCGCCCGGGGCCCGATGAGGGCGTAGCCGATGGCAAGGACGAATTGATAAAAGCTGTAAGGCTTCAATTTAAACGCGGATCTGACGTGATCAAAATTGCATCGACAGGCGGGGTATTGGATTTAAGCGAGGATGGATCGGGTGCGCAATTCAGCATCGACGAAATAAAGGCCGTTGTAGAAACAGCCAAAGATTACGGGCTTAAAGTAGCCTGCCACGCCCACGGCGCCGAAGGTATACGTAGGGCTATACTGGGTGGCGTAACCTCGATAGAACACGGCACCTTTATGGACGATGAAGATATTAAACTGGCCAAACAGTACGGTACCTGGTATGTACCCACCATCATTGCCGGAAAATCGGTTGCCGATTCTGCTCGCATTCCTGGTTTCTTTCCGCCGGTAATTGCCCGTAAAGCATTGGAAATAGGGCCACAGATACAACAAACATTTACAAGGGCTTACAAGGCCGGCGTGAAAATTGCCTTTGGTACCGATGCAGGAGTATACGCACACGGTAAAAACTACATTGAATTTCAGTACATGGTTGAAGGTGGCATGACGCCAATGGAAGCCATAAAATCGGCAACAAGCAGCGCCGCCGATCTGCTGGGCATGAGCTCGAAAATTGGCAGCATAGCCAGTGGGAAATCAGCCGATATTGTTGCGGTTGACGGCGACCCCTTACTTGATATAAAAGCAATGAAAAATGTAAGCTTTATCATGAAAGAGGGGAAAATATACAGCTTATAA
- a CDS encoding M1 family metallopeptidase, whose translation MTDLKLLSTLLLSAALSATFTSSQAQQTPQPEDPALKIYRETPRKVNDLVHTKLDVRFDYKKHYMYGKEWVTLKPHFYPTDTLRLDAKGMDLKTIAVVKNGKNVPLKFTYQDSLSVAIKLDKVYRNNESYTIYIDYTAKPNELKVKGSAAINDAKGLYFINPDGTEKDKPTQIWTQGETESSSAWFPTIDKPSQKTTEEISMTVLSKYVTLSNGKLVSQKNNADGTRTDTWKQDLPHSPYLFMMAVGDFKIYKDKWRNKEVNYYLEPKYAPYAKEIFGMTPEAIEFYSKTLGVDYPWYKYSQIVVRDYVSGAMENTSATLHGAYVQGTHRELLDAYYDDGRSTIVHELFHQWFGDYVTAESWSNLTVNESFANFSETLWAEHKYGKDVADEHNYIDMQNYLRSPDARTKNLVRFHYADKEDVFDVVTYQKGGRILNMLRNYLGNEAFYKGLNIYLTTNAFKNGEAQQLRLALEQASGLDLNWFFNQWYYGAGHPILDISYKWDDATKTQTVYLQQSQDGQIFKLPMAIDIYAGGKKTRHKVWMNNQHDTLTFKLASKPDLVNVDGDKILLVKKTDHKTLQEFAFQYFNAPLYLDRLEAINAVADKQGEKDAQKVLIAALNDKYYGLRNKAIRTIKLDNDAIRNAAQPILARLVQTDDNTLVQAQAIAALGSLKASGNMNLFKQALSSQSYAVQGAALNAINLLDPALAMNLAKNYEADNKGGLTAAMMNVYATSGTDAQWAFVYKQFDEAAPQAKYNALDKFSAMAGRVQKPEYAQQGISQIKDFGIKYKPQGAGDAAIKFITNIKEKREQMHDDATVKAADDAIKQINDTK comes from the coding sequence ATGACTGATTTGAAACTATTATCTACACTACTGCTTTCCGCGGCTTTGTCTGCCACGTTTACATCATCACAGGCCCAGCAAACGCCCCAGCCCGAAGATCCCGCACTTAAAATTTACCGCGAAACACCCCGTAAGGTCAACGATCTGGTGCACACCAAATTGGATGTTCGGTTCGATTACAAAAAACATTACATGTACGGCAAGGAATGGGTTACGTTAAAACCACATTTTTATCCTACTGATACACTCCGCTTAGACGCCAAAGGCATGGACTTAAAAACCATTGCTGTTGTAAAAAACGGTAAAAACGTGCCACTGAAATTTACTTATCAGGATAGCCTGAGCGTGGCTATTAAACTGGATAAAGTTTACCGCAATAACGAGAGCTACACCATTTACATTGACTACACTGCCAAACCAAATGAGCTTAAAGTAAAAGGCAGCGCTGCTATTAACGATGCTAAGGGGCTGTATTTTATTAACCCCGATGGCACCGAAAAAGATAAACCAACCCAGATATGGACACAGGGTGAAACCGAAAGTTCATCGGCATGGTTCCCTACCATTGATAAACCAAGCCAGAAAACTACCGAAGAGATTAGCATGACCGTGCTATCCAAATACGTAACCTTGTCAAACGGCAAACTGGTATCGCAAAAAAACAACGCTGATGGTACCCGCACCGATACCTGGAAACAGGATTTGCCACACTCGCCATACCTGTTTATGATGGCCGTTGGCGATTTTAAGATCTATAAAGATAAATGGCGCAACAAAGAAGTAAACTATTACCTGGAGCCTAAGTATGCACCATACGCCAAAGAAATTTTCGGGATGACACCCGAAGCTATCGAGTTTTACTCCAAAACTTTAGGGGTAGATTATCCCTGGTATAAATACTCGCAAATTGTAGTTCGCGATTATGTAAGCGGTGCGATGGAAAATACCTCTGCTACCTTGCACGGTGCTTATGTACAAGGTACCCACCGCGAACTGTTAGATGCCTATTATGACGATGGTCGCAGTACTATTGTACATGAGCTTTTTCACCAATGGTTTGGTGATTATGTGACCGCCGAAAGCTGGAGCAACCTAACCGTAAACGAATCATTTGCCAACTTTAGCGAAACCCTTTGGGCCGAACATAAATACGGCAAAGATGTAGCCGACGAGCATAACTATATTGATATGCAAAACTACCTGCGGTCGCCGGATGCACGTACCAAAAACCTGGTGCGCTTTCATTACGCAGATAAAGAGGATGTATTTGATGTGGTTACCTATCAAAAAGGCGGTCGCATATTAAATATGCTGCGTAACTATTTAGGCAACGAAGCTTTTTATAAAGGCCTGAATATTTACCTGACCACTAATGCCTTTAAAAACGGCGAAGCCCAGCAATTGCGCTTAGCTCTTGAACAAGCCAGTGGGCTCGATTTGAATTGGTTTTTTAATCAATGGTATTATGGTGCCGGCCATCCTATACTGGATATTAGTTATAAATGGGACGATGCCACCAAAACACAAACTGTTTACCTGCAGCAAAGCCAGGATGGGCAGATATTTAAACTGCCAATGGCCATTGATATTTACGCAGGCGGCAAAAAAACACGTCATAAGGTTTGGATGAACAACCAACACGATACACTAACCTTCAAGCTGGCATCAAAACCCGACCTGGTAAATGTTGATGGTGATAAAATACTACTGGTTAAAAAAACCGACCATAAAACCTTGCAGGAATTTGCTTTTCAGTATTTTAACGCGCCGCTTTATCTGGATAGGCTGGAAGCCATTAATGCAGTAGCCGATAAGCAAGGCGAAAAAGATGCGCAAAAAGTTCTGATTGCAGCTTTGAATGATAAGTATTACGGTTTGCGCAATAAAGCCATCCGTACAATTAAGCTGGATAATGATGCCATCCGTAACGCGGCGCAGCCTATTTTGGCCAGGCTGGTGCAAACAGATGATAATACATTGGTGCAGGCCCAGGCTATAGCTGCGTTGGGTAGCCTTAAAGCATCGGGTAATATGAATTTGTTTAAACAGGCACTAAGCAGTCAGTCATATGCAGTACAGGGTGCTGCATTAAACGCCATTAATTTGCTCGACCCGGCGTTGGCCATGAACCTGGCAAAAAATTATGAAGCCGATAACAAAGGAGGCTTAACCGCGGCCATGATGAATGTTTACGCCACCAGCGGAACTGATGCCCAATGGGCGTTTGTGTACAAGCAATTTGACGAAGCTGCGCCGCAGGCAAAGTATAATGCCCTCGATAAGTTTAGTGCCATGGCAGGTCGTGTTCAGAAACCAGAGTACGCCCAGCAAGGTATAAGTCAGATTAAAGACTTTGGTATAAAATATAAACCACAGGGCGCAGGCGATGCCGCTATTAAATTTATAACCAACATTAAAGAAAAGCGTGAGCAAATGCATGATGATGCAACAGTAAAAGCAGCCGACGATGCAATTAAGCAAATCAACGACACTAAATAG
- a CDS encoding BrxA/BrxB family bacilliredoxin, producing MYPEYLVAPMREDLTRVGFEELKDAEAVKNAIESEGTVFVMVNSVCGCAAANARPAARIAAANEKHPDKLVTVFAGMEKEAVDAARNYMLPYPPSSPAMALFKDGKLVHIIERYQIEGRPAQMIADNLIGAFEQYC from the coding sequence ATGTATCCAGAATATTTAGTTGCCCCAATGCGGGAAGATTTAACCAGGGTTGGTTTTGAGGAGTTGAAAGATGCCGAGGCGGTAAAAAACGCTATTGAAAGCGAAGGTACTGTATTTGTAATGGTAAATTCAGTATGTGGTTGCGCTGCCGCAAATGCACGCCCTGCCGCCAGGATTGCCGCTGCCAATGAAAAGCACCCCGATAAATTAGTTACCGTTTTTGCAGGTATGGAAAAAGAAGCCGTAGATGCTGCACGTAACTATATGCTGCCTTACCCTCCGTCGTCACCGGCTATGGCATTGTTTAAAGATGGCAAACTGGTACACATTATTGAGCGCTACCAGATTGAAGGCCGCCCTGCCCAAATGATTGCCGATAACCTTATTGGGGCTTTTGAACAATACTGCTAA
- a CDS encoding M23 family metallopeptidase — protein sequence MKQKTSDISTVVVINKNQQPTRSLQIKTKHLNNLKHYALGALSVVLVLVASIIYLRWRNQQQEVEKQALMAQIVKLKGAIPAQVAAPAEAKQGSAQSYIQAIEGKLKTINDYLRRRGLKGFSTKGIGGDNNIEGKKLNDGEVYSLYNDYLNHLMGTIAFTPMGYPRISSFTSFFGYRSDPFDSASAEFHPGIDFKGKRGDEVKCTASGKVVFAGWAGGYGNCIRIQHINDIQTVYGHLSKIKVKVGQEVNLGDEIGLVGSTGHSTGAHLHYEVRRHGKAVNPVNFLTLNK from the coding sequence ATGAAACAAAAGACATCTGATATCAGTACCGTTGTTGTTATTAATAAAAACCAACAGCCTACACGGTCTTTACAAATTAAAACAAAACACCTTAACAATCTTAAACATTACGCGCTTGGCGCCTTGTCGGTGGTATTGGTTTTGGTGGCAAGTATCATTTATTTGAGGTGGCGAAACCAGCAGCAGGAAGTTGAAAAACAAGCGCTGATGGCCCAGATAGTAAAACTAAAAGGTGCTATACCTGCACAGGTTGCGGCGCCGGCCGAGGCTAAACAGGGTAGTGCGCAAAGCTATATTCAAGCCATTGAAGGTAAACTAAAAACGATTAATGACTACCTGCGCCGCCGTGGCTTAAAAGGTTTTAGCACCAAAGGAATTGGCGGCGATAACAACATCGAGGGTAAAAAGCTAAATGATGGCGAAGTATACTCGCTGTACAACGATTACCTTAACCACCTGATGGGTACTATTGCATTTACCCCCATGGGCTACCCCCGCATCAGTTCATTCACCTCGTTTTTTGGTTACCGCAGCGACCCTTTTGACAGTGCCAGCGCCGAATTTCATCCCGGAATTGATTTTAAGGGCAAACGTGGCGACGAGGTAAAATGTACCGCAAGCGGCAAGGTTGTTTTTGCAGGCTGGGCCGGTGGGTACGGCAACTGCATCCGCATTCAGCATATTAATGATATTCAGACTGTTTATGGGCACCTATCTAAAATAAAAGTAAAAGTAGGGCAGGAAGTAAACCTGGGCGATGAGATTGGCCTTGTTGGTTCAACCGGCCACTCAACCGGCGCACACCTGCACTACGAGGTACGCAGGCACGGCAAAGCCGTAAACCCGGTTAATTTTTTAACACTGAATAAGTAA
- a CDS encoding bactofilin family protein, translating to MAIFGKKDKVSLDLQSISTLISEGCEIGGNFKAPAFARIDGQVTGDVTVDEGLILGEKGLINGNIITKEIVVYGTVTGDIKTSSLEIRATGKITGTITTQTLLVETGGVYNGLLSMGVVE from the coding sequence ATGGCTATTTTCGGTAAAAAAGATAAAGTATCGCTCGATTTGCAATCCATATCAACCCTGATAAGCGAAGGCTGCGAAATTGGCGGCAATTTTAAAGCCCCGGCATTTGCCCGCATTGACGGACAGGTAACCGGTGATGTTACAGTTGATGAAGGCCTTATTCTTGGTGAAAAAGGCCTTATTAACGGCAATATCATTACTAAAGAGATTGTTGTTTACGGCACAGTAACTGGTGATATCAAAACTTCATCCCTTGAAATACGGGCCACCGGTAAAATCACAGGTACTATAACCACCCAAACCCTGCTGGTTGAAACCGGCGGCGTTTATAATGGATTACTGAGCATGGGGGTGGTGGAATAG
- the ahcY gene encoding adenosylhomocysteinase: protein MSSVETAFVKYKVKDLSLAEWGRKEIELAEAEMPGLMALRAEYGPSQPLKGARIAGCLHMTIQTAVLIETLIALGAEVTWSSCNIFSTQDHAAAAIAAAGISVYAWKGMNAEEFDWCIEQTLWFGEDRKPLNMILDDGGDLTNMVLDRFPELIADIKGLSEETTTGVHRLYERMKAGTLPMPAINVNDSVTKSKFDNKYGCRESLVDAIRRATDVMMAGKVAVVCGYGDVGKGSADSLRNSGVRVIVTEIDPICALQAAMEGFEVKKLGTAIKEADIVVTATGNKNIVREEHFRALKDKAIVCNIGHFDNEIDMAWLNGAYGNTKIEIKPQVDKYTIEGSDVIVLAEGRLVNLGCATGHPSFVMSNSFTNQTLAQLELWTNGAAYKNEVYTLPKHLDEKVARLHLAKIGVELEVLDQDQADYIGVTVEGPFKPEYYRY from the coding sequence ATGTCATCAGTAGAAACTGCTTTTGTTAAATACAAGGTAAAAGACCTTTCACTGGCCGAATGGGGCCGCAAGGAGATTGAACTGGCTGAGGCCGAAATGCCGGGCCTGATGGCGCTGCGAGCCGAATATGGTCCAAGCCAGCCATTAAAAGGTGCCCGTATTGCAGGATGCCTGCACATGACCATCCAAACAGCCGTTTTAATTGAAACTTTAATTGCACTTGGTGCCGAAGTTACCTGGTCGTCATGTAATATATTTTCAACCCAGGATCATGCCGCTGCCGCTATTGCTGCCGCAGGTATTTCTGTTTACGCCTGGAAAGGTATGAACGCTGAAGAGTTTGACTGGTGTATTGAGCAAACCCTGTGGTTTGGCGAAGACCGCAAACCATTAAACATGATATTGGACGATGGCGGCGATTTAACCAATATGGTATTGGATCGTTTCCCTGAACTGATTGCTGATATTAAAGGTTTATCTGAAGAAACTACTACAGGTGTACACCGTTTATATGAGCGTATGAAAGCCGGTACATTACCAATGCCTGCTATTAACGTTAACGACTCTGTTACCAAATCGAAATTCGATAACAAATACGGTTGCCGCGAATCGTTGGTTGATGCCATCCGCCGTGCAACCGACGTAATGATGGCCGGTAAAGTAGCCGTTGTTTGCGGTTATGGTGACGTAGGTAAAGGTTCTGCCGATTCATTGCGTAACTCTGGCGTACGTGTTATCGTTACCGAAATTGACCCTATCTGCGCATTACAGGCAGCTATGGAAGGCTTTGAAGTTAAAAAATTAGGTACTGCTATTAAAGAGGCTGATATTGTTGTTACCGCTACAGGTAACAAAAACATCGTTCGCGAAGAGCACTTCCGCGCGTTGAAAGACAAGGCTATTGTTTGTAACATCGGTCACTTTGATAATGAGATTGACATGGCCTGGTTAAACGGCGCTTATGGCAACACCAAAATCGAGATTAAACCACAGGTTGATAAATATACTATTGAAGGCAGCGATGTTATCGTTTTAGCAGAAGGTCGTTTGGTAAACTTAGGTTGTGCAACAGGCCACCCAAGCTTTGTAATGAGTAACTCGTTCACCAACCAAACTTTAGCTCAATTAGAGCTTTGGACAAACGGTGCCGCTTACAAAAACGAAGTTTACACCCTGCCAAAACACCTTGACGAAAAAGTTGCCCGCTTACACCTTGCCAAAATAGGTGTTGAACTGGAAGTTTTAGACCAGGACCAGGCCGATTACATTGGCGTAACTGTTGAAGGTCCGTTTAAACCGGAATACTACCGTTACTAA
- a CDS encoding helix-turn-helix domain-containing protein, whose protein sequence is MDDDNVLELVNPQTKSLAFKVYTFNDDRHFCILNKYNYFSVILVLAGRGTVLADVSEYNFTENSLICLSLYQPFEIKSKGEFRGVMVNFHPEFFCLHKHRNEVSCNGVLFNNNYESPVTSLGIVETQLLLTTIMQLKTELQQVAVAQLEVLISYLKILLINASRIKMGQRGLAGTSVPKPPVILNDLKDAIEQHFKSLHSAGDYSRLLNISTAALNKISKIHFNKTLSALITDRIIIEAKRQLYLTAKPVKLIAYELGFTDEFYFSRFFKSHVAISPQFFRDTVGFDKANA, encoded by the coding sequence ATGGACGACGATAACGTATTAGAACTGGTTAATCCTCAAACTAAATCGTTAGCATTTAAGGTTTACACCTTTAATGATGACCGGCATTTCTGCATCTTAAATAAATATAATTATTTTTCGGTGATTTTGGTGCTGGCAGGTAGGGGTACGGTGCTGGCAGATGTTTCTGAATACAACTTTACCGAAAACAGCCTGATCTGCCTTTCCCTTTATCAGCCTTTTGAAATTAAAAGCAAAGGGGAGTTTAGGGGTGTTATGGTTAACTTCCATCCCGAGTTTTTTTGTTTGCATAAGCACCGTAACGAGGTATCATGCAACGGCGTACTGTTTAATAATAATTACGAATCGCCGGTTACCTCACTTGGCATCGTCGAAACACAATTGTTGCTGACCACCATAATGCAGCTTAAAACCGAATTGCAGCAGGTGGCAGTCGCTCAATTAGAGGTGTTGATATCCTACCTCAAAATATTACTCATTAATGCTTCGCGGATAAAAATGGGACAACGGGGTTTAGCAGGTACATCTGTGCCCAAGCCCCCTGTTATTTTAAATGACTTAAAGGATGCTATTGAACAGCATTTTAAATCGTTGCATAGCGCTGGCGATTATTCCCGATTATTAAACATCAGTACTGCTGCATTAAACAAGATAAGCAAAATCCATTTTAATAAAACCCTCTCGGCACTTATAACAGATAGAATAATTATTGAAGCAAAACGACAATTATACCTTACCGCCAAGCCAGTTAAACTAATTGCCTATGAATTGGGCTTTACTGATGAATTTTACTTCAGCCGTTTTTTTAAAAGCCATGTGGCCATCTCCCCACAGTTTTTCAGGGATACGGTCGGGTTTGACAAGGCGAACGCTTAG
- a CDS encoding DUF1348 family protein — translation METEKKYPLPPWDMDNAAEKLQLLENDWNSLDPDKAAANYATEAQMRFGTSFLNGRDEIKQFLAGKWQQNPGFKIKLNLWGALKGRMAVTFEYEWHNAENQWHRSYGVQVFQFDDNGLVQMNFASYNDEPIPH, via the coding sequence ATGGAAACAGAGAAAAAATATCCGCTACCTCCATGGGATATGGATAACGCGGCAGAAAAACTTCAATTGTTAGAAAATGACTGGAACAGCCTCGACCCTGACAAAGCAGCCGCAAATTATGCCACTGAAGCCCAAATGCGCTTCGGAACCTCATTTTTAAACGGGCGGGACGAGATCAAACAATTCCTGGCAGGTAAATGGCAGCAAAACCCTGGCTTTAAAATCAAGCTTAATCTTTGGGGGGCATTGAAAGGCCGCATGGCAGTAACATTTGAATATGAATGGCACAATGCCGAAAACCAGTGGCACAGAAGCTACGGCGTGCAGGTTTTTCAGTTTGATGATAATGGCCTTGTGCAAATGAACTTTGCCAGTTATAATGACGAGCCAATACCTCATTGA
- a CDS encoding family 43 glycosylhydrolase, which produces MNTLKCTRLFLIVFLTILGHASGVVAQSAGNQQAKKATKADAYSAYLFTYFTGGKKGEAIRFALSTDGYHYRALNNNLPVLSSAAISTTGGVRDPHILRGADGKTFYMVATDMNTEKYGWGPDTAMVLMQSTDLINWTSHTVIVPQVFKEFEGVNRVWAPQTIYDPKLNKYMIYWSMRFGNGPDKIYYAYANKDFSGLETLPKQLFFKPDNGACIDGDIVYKDGKYHLFFKTEGSGAGIKIAVSDKLTEGYVLIDKYIQQTKSPVEGAGTFKLNNSNAYILMYDRYTEGKYQFTRTTDLEHFTAIDNEVTMNFHPRHGTVMPITTQEAARLTAKWASTDDVMLSPRSGQVKKINIVLDSATHTLTLPVLPGTGLKAFNPAFNALPGITVTPTIAQNFTKGAVKYTATIKGKKPETYNVQVQENHNPVIEGYYADPEILYAEKTGKFYLYPTSDGFDGWSGNYFKAFSSANLVNWKDEGVILDLSRDVSWAKRNAWAPCIIEKKIKGGYKYFYYFAAAQKIGVAVANDPAGPFVDSGKPLVDSLPAGVKGGQQIDADVFTDPQTGKNYLYWGNGYMACAELNDDMISLKTGTTKILTPDRHYNEGTYVAYRKGIYYFMWSQNDTRSPDYTVHYGTSNSPVGPITVPANNVVIAKNTKEGIYGTGHNSVIQIPGRDEWYIVYHRFNYPKGITMGDAAGYNREVCIDKLEFNNDGSIKEVAPTHKGIKGVVLSK; this is translated from the coding sequence ATGAACACCCTGAAATGCACGCGGCTTTTTTTAATTGTGTTTTTAACAATACTTGGACATGCGTCGGGTGTTGTTGCTCAGTCTGCCGGCAACCAGCAGGCTAAAAAGGCCACTAAAGCCGATGCGTATTCGGCGTATTTGTTTACCTACTTTACAGGCGGCAAAAAAGGTGAAGCAATTCGTTTTGCCTTAAGTACCGATGGGTATCATTACCGGGCCCTTAACAACAACCTGCCGGTTTTAAGTTCGGCGGCCATAAGTACAACCGGGGGAGTGCGTGATCCGCATATCCTGAGGGGGGCCGACGGCAAAACATTTTACATGGTTGCAACCGACATGAATACCGAAAAGTACGGCTGGGGTCCGGATACAGCCATGGTACTGATGCAATCTACCGATTTAATCAACTGGACGTCACATACGGTTATTGTGCCGCAGGTATTTAAGGAGTTTGAAGGTGTAAACCGGGTGTGGGCCCCTCAAACTATTTACGACCCTAAGCTGAACAAGTACATGATATATTGGTCGATGCGCTTTGGCAACGGGCCTGATAAAATTTATTACGCTTATGCCAACAAAGATTTTTCGGGACTGGAAACTTTGCCCAAACAACTATTTTTTAAGCCCGACAATGGAGCCTGTATTGATGGGGATATTGTTTATAAGGATGGAAAATATCACTTGTTTTTTAAAACAGAAGGTTCGGGAGCCGGAATTAAAATTGCCGTATCAGATAAGCTGACCGAAGGTTATGTGTTGATAGATAAATATATACAGCAAACCAAATCGCCGGTAGAAGGCGCTGGTACTTTTAAACTGAACAACAGTAACGCCTATATCCTGATGTATGACAGGTATACCGAAGGTAAATACCAGTTTACCCGTACTACCGATCTGGAACATTTTACCGCTATTGATAACGAGGTAACCATGAACTTTCACCCGCGGCATGGTACAGTTATGCCAATAACAACGCAGGAGGCCGCCCGCCTTACTGCCAAATGGGCCAGCACAGATGATGTGATGTTGTCGCCGCGGTCGGGCCAGGTGAAAAAGATCAATATTGTGTTAGATTCTGCCACTCACACCCTCACCTTACCGGTATTGCCCGGCACCGGTTTAAAGGCATTTAATCCGGCGTTCAATGCGTTGCCCGGCATTACAGTAACGCCTACTATTGCGCAAAACTTTACCAAAGGCGCGGTGAAATATACAGCGACCATCAAAGGCAAAAAGCCTGAAACCTACAACGTACAAGTACAGGAAAACCACAACCCGGTAATTGAAGGCTACTATGCCGACCCCGAAATATTGTATGCCGAAAAAACGGGCAAATTTTATTTGTACCCCACAAGCGATGGTTTTGACGGCTGGAGCGGCAATTATTTTAAAGCCTTTTCATCGGCCAACCTGGTTAACTGGAAGGATGAAGGCGTGATACTTGATTTATCCAGGGATGTAAGCTGGGCAAAACGGAATGCCTGGGCGCCCTGCATTATCGAAAAAAAGATAAAAGGGGGCTATAAATATTTCTACTACTTCGCCGCCGCGCAAAAAATTGGCGTAGCTGTGGCCAATGATCCGGCCGGGCCCTTTGTTGATTCGGGGAAACCGCTGGTTGATAGTTTGCCCGCAGGCGTAAAAGGTGGCCAGCAAATAGATGCCGATGTTTTTACCGACCCGCAAACAGGCAAAAATTATTTATACTGGGGCAACGGCTACATGGCCTGCGCCGAGTTGAATGACGATATGATATCGCTAAAAACCGGTACCACAAAAATATTAACACCCGACAGGCATTATAACGAAGGTACTTATGTAGCTTACCGTAAAGGCATCTATTATTTTATGTGGTCGCAAAACGATACGCGCAGCCCCGATTATACGGTACATTATGGAACATCCAATTCGCCTGTTGGGCCAATAACGGTGCCTGCAAACAACGTGGTAATTGCTAAAAATACCAAAGAAGGCATTTACGGAACCGGGCATAATTCGGTTATACAAATTCCCGGCCGCGACGAATGGTATATTGTATACCATCGTTTTAATTACCCCAAAGGTATTACCATGGGCGATGCAGCCGGCTACAACCGGGAAGTGTGTATTGATAAACTGGAGTTTAATAATGACGGGAGTATAAAAGAGGTGGCCCCTACGCATAAAGGCATTAAAGGAGTTGTGCTAAGCAAGTAG